A part of Spiribacter vilamensis genomic DNA contains:
- a CDS encoding TRAP transporter small permease subunit — MLQVIHTIDRFTTWVGRSFAWLILLMAFGMGYEVVARYVFSAPTAWAYDMSYILYGTLFMMGGAYTLSRNAHVRGDFLYRLWRPRIQATVELVLYFIFFLPGVLALVFAGWKYAGRSWRYMETSNFSPAGVPIFHFKTILVVGGVLLLIQGVAQVCRCLVCLRSGEWPADVRDVAELEDQLLESGGKDYVDESPASPLSLGRTER; from the coding sequence ATGCTTCAGGTCATCCACACGATCGATCGGTTCACGACGTGGGTCGGGCGCAGTTTCGCCTGGCTCATTCTGCTAATGGCCTTCGGCATGGGCTACGAGGTGGTGGCGCGCTACGTGTTCAGCGCGCCGACGGCCTGGGCCTATGACATGTCCTACATCCTCTACGGCACGCTGTTCATGATGGGCGGTGCCTACACGCTCTCCCGTAACGCCCATGTGCGCGGAGACTTTCTCTATCGTCTCTGGAGACCGCGGATACAGGCGACGGTCGAGCTCGTACTGTATTTCATCTTTTTCCTTCCCGGAGTGCTCGCTCTGGTGTTCGCCGGCTGGAAGTATGCCGGGCGCTCGTGGCGCTACATGGAGACGAGTAATTTCTCACCGGCCGGTGTGCCCATTTTCCACTTCAAGACGATATTGGTCGTCGGCGGCGTGCTATTGCTCATTCAAGGGGTCGCGCAGGTCTGCCGCTGTCTTGTCTGCCTTCGTTCGGGTGAGTGGCCGGCCGATGTGCGCGATGTCGCCGAGCTCGAGGATCAGCTGCTTGAGAGTGGTGGCAAGGACTACGTGGACGAGTCACCGGCGAGCCCGTTGAGCCTGGGGAGGACTGAGCGATGA